The sequence below is a genomic window from Citricoccus muralis.
GTGACCTGACGTCAAGCAGGCTCTGCAAACGGGTCGGTAGGGTACCGTTTAACGAGTGAAAGACTATGTGGGCGTGATCGGTGAGGCACTGGTAGATGTGGTGGTTTCGGACACCGCTGTTCCCCGAGCTCACCCTGGCGGGAGCCCCCTGAACGTCGCGGTGGGTCTGGCCCGTCTCGGCGAGACCGTGCTCTTCGCCGGGCGCTACGGCACCGATGAGCACGGCCAGGTCATCCAGGCTCACCTCGAGTCCAACCACGTCCATTCCGTGCTCGATGCTGACGAACTGGCCTCTTCCGTCGCCACCGCCCGGTTGGACCCCACCGGGGCCGCCACCTACGAGTTCGACCTCGACTGGACCTTGCCCACCCCCGATGAGCTGTGGGACCGTTTCCGCACGGTCATGAACCAGCTCGATGGTGAACAGGACGTCGCCCACCTGCACATGGGCTCCATCGCCACCATGCTCGCCCCCGGCGAAGCCACCGTCATGGAGATGCTGCGCCGCCTGCACCCCACCGCCACCATCTCCTACGACCCGAACTGCCGGCCCTCGATCATCCCCGATCGCGCAGCCTCCCGCGCCCGCGCCGAAGAGTCGGTAGCACTGACCGATATCGTGCACGCCTCCGATGAAGATCTGCATTGGCTCTACCCCGAACTCACCCTCGAGCAGGTGGTCACCCACTGGCAGTCCCTCGGCCCGGCCATCGTCGTGGTCACCCGCGGCGCCACCGACATCCTCTGCGCCACCGCCGAGGGCACCTGGGAACAGCCCATCGTCCCCGTGGAGGTGGCCGACACCGTGGGCGCCGGCGACTCCTTCACCGCCGCCCTCATCGTGGCCCTGCACGATCGCGGCCTCCTCGGCGCCGCATCCCGCTCCCGGTTGCGCGCCCTGCCCCAGGCCGAGGTCGCCTCCGTGCTGGCCTTCGCCGCCCATGCCGCGGCCATCACCTCCTCGCGCCCCGGCGCCGACCCGCCCTCCCGCACTGAACTTGACGCAGCACTCGACGCCGCCACCTCGTCCGCCGCCTCCGCGGACGGGGCCCAGGGGCATCTGTGAGACCCGAGCGCCCGCGCACCTCCGCCCGCCTCACGGACCCCGCCTCTCCGCTGACTCCCCACGGCACCCAGCTGGAGCGATCCGCCGACGGCCACCCCCTGGTGCGCCCCAGCCTGATCGCCACCGATCTCGATGGCACCGTCATCTCCTACCGCCACACCCGCACCGGCCACATCTCCGCCCGCACCATCGAAGCCTTCACCGCCGCCCGTGAAGCCGGCATCCAGGTCGTCTTCGTCACCGGGCGCCCCATGCGCTGGCTCGCCGGCCTCGCCGACACCCTCGGTCAGGCCGGCCCCATCATCTGCTCCAACGGGGCGGTGATCTACGACGTCGTTGCCGACCAGGTCATCGAGGCGCACCCCATGTCGGGGGAGACCGTGCGCACCGTGCACGAACTCATCAGCGCCCGGGTGCCCCGCACCAGCTTCGGGCTGGAAACCCTCACCGGCTTCGTTATGGAGTCCGAACTGTACGAGTCCGGGCGCCGCTCCCGGCTACAACACCCCGAATCTCCCGACGATGACACCACGGCCCCCGAATTCACCCTC
It includes:
- a CDS encoding carbohydrate kinase family protein; this translates as MKDYVGVIGEALVDVVVSDTAVPRAHPGGSPLNVAVGLARLGETVLFAGRYGTDEHGQVIQAHLESNHVHSVLDADELASSVATARLDPTGAATYEFDLDWTLPTPDELWDRFRTVMNQLDGEQDVAHLHMGSIATMLAPGEATVMEMLRRLHPTATISYDPNCRPSIIPDRAASRARAEESVALTDIVHASDEDLHWLYPELTLEQVVTHWQSLGPAIVVVTRGATDILCATAEGTWEQPIVPVEVADTVGAGDSFTAALIVALHDRGLLGAASRSRLRALPQAEVASVLAFAAHAAAITSSRPGADPPSRTELDAALDAATSSAASADGAQGHL
- a CDS encoding Cof-type HAD-IIB family hydrolase, whose amino-acid sequence is MRPERPRTSARLTDPASPLTPHGTQLERSADGHPLVRPSLIATDLDGTVISYRHTRTGHISARTIEAFTAAREAGIQVVFVTGRPMRWLAGLADTLGQAGPIICSNGAVIYDVVADQVIEAHPMSGETVRTVHELISARVPRTSFGLETLTGFVMESELYESGRRSRLQHPESPDDDTTAPEFTLADPVVSALSEHPEVVKFLVKAAEVKPDDLLATVRGLVGELVSVTHSAPGLPLLEISRPDVNKALTLADYTNSLGVAAEDTVAFGDMLNDLEMISWAGTGYAVASAHPQLIEAADSVTAACDDDGVARAIEHLLTLPT